The following proteins come from a genomic window of Paenibacillus swuensis:
- a CDS encoding ABC transporter permease — translation MSLLDLTIRNVKRNFRLYSIYLFSMIIGVIIQFTFSSVLFNEDIMNALKNRDNYETGVSIASVVVFLFIIFFILYANSFFMRQRKKEFGMYLLYGLNERQITRMVFYETLFISAIALASGILLGGLLSKLFGMLLMSLMQYDQVISLAFPIEAIVFTGFLYLLLTVIITVQSYIMINRVQLTELFHAKQKMEKPVRISPFMAILSILLLGMAFGLISSSKQSAVWNEYATSSLIAVTMGIIAGTFLFFRQFAGWLLQTLARRRTYHEGNTVLWTSSLRFQVRGNTLNLTFISLFSAAIIMLLCFVTINYKVQFEAVGRNLPNDIAFQSQDPAANKQIDEIIQSSGHAVQYHLKPELLIAVPVTDRGVAWDNPEYYEDNVLLVSEGAYNELISLRGHDRRVDLQGNEAAALSQGSDFPKPYAKGVEPAFTLKTNQETTLKLVEKKDYAYLGWSSSPTESMGRKPAVLVISDELYASLKEGAAKRAYEIYALEDAEDAEPLSKQVHAIVTQNTDTYYSSFADVYSKQIESSSLMLFASGFLALLALFALASVIYFKQLREATDERMQYAILRKLGMDNGQMKSVIRKQLLFVFLPPLVLGVLHSWFIIKYYILDSVQDFPELHGMVWGIMGVYFLIYLLFYVSSTNLYYKIVSTNA, via the coding sequence ATGAGCCTGCTCGATCTGACGATCCGAAACGTCAAACGTAATTTCCGACTGTACTCCATCTATTTATTCTCCATGATCATCGGTGTCATCATCCAGTTCACATTCTCTTCCGTCCTGTTTAATGAAGACATTATGAACGCGCTGAAAAACCGCGATAATTATGAGACGGGTGTATCCATCGCTTCGGTCGTGGTGTTCCTGTTTATCATCTTCTTCATCCTGTACGCCAACTCGTTCTTCATGCGGCAACGCAAAAAAGAGTTCGGCATGTACCTGTTGTACGGCTTGAACGAGAGGCAGATTACCCGGATGGTGTTCTACGAAACGCTGTTCATCAGTGCGATCGCGCTGGCTTCGGGCATCCTGCTTGGCGGACTGCTGTCCAAGCTGTTCGGTATGCTGCTCATGAGCTTAATGCAGTATGATCAGGTCATCTCGCTGGCTTTTCCGATCGAGGCGATCGTATTCACGGGGTTCTTATACCTGCTGCTCACCGTCATAATCACCGTCCAAAGTTATATCATGATTAACCGGGTACAGCTAACCGAATTGTTCCACGCGAAACAAAAGATGGAGAAGCCCGTTCGCATTTCCCCCTTCATGGCCATCTTATCTATTCTGTTACTGGGCATGGCCTTCGGCTTAATCAGCAGCAGCAAACAATCGGCCGTTTGGAATGAGTACGCGACCTCAAGTCTGATCGCGGTCACGATGGGGATCATTGCGGGCACCTTCTTGTTCTTCCGTCAGTTCGCCGGCTGGTTGTTACAGACGCTGGCGCGCCGACGTACCTATCATGAAGGGAATACAGTGCTATGGACATCCTCCTTGCGCTTTCAGGTGAGGGGCAATACGTTGAACCTGACGTTCATATCGCTGTTTAGCGCGGCGATCATCATGTTGCTTTGTTTTGTCACGATTAACTATAAAGTCCAATTCGAGGCAGTGGGGCGGAATTTACCGAATGACATCGCGTTTCAATCGCAGGATCCTGCTGCCAACAAGCAGATTGATGAGATCATTCAAAGCTCCGGGCATGCGGTTCAATACCATCTGAAGCCGGAGTTGCTGATTGCTGTGCCGGTAACGGACCGGGGGGTGGCCTGGGACAATCCGGAATATTATGAAGACAATGTTTTGCTGGTTTCGGAGGGGGCGTACAATGAATTAATTTCTTTAAGAGGTCATGACCGGCGCGTAGACCTGCAAGGGAATGAAGCGGCTGCCCTCTCGCAAGGTTCAGACTTCCCCAAGCCTTATGCGAAGGGCGTGGAGCCTGCCTTTACACTCAAGACGAATCAGGAAACTACGTTGAAGCTGGTAGAGAAAAAGGATTACGCGTACTTAGGATGGTCATCCAGTCCGACCGAGTCGATGGGACGCAAGCCGGCGGTGCTCGTCATTTCCGATGAGTTGTATGCAAGTTTAAAGGAGGGGGCGGCCAAGAGGGCTTACGAGATCTATGCGCTTGAGGATGCGGAAGATGCGGAGCCATTATCGAAGCAGGTTCACGCCATCGTCACGCAGAACACAGACACCTACTATTCTTCATTCGCGGACGTGTACTCCAAACAGATCGAGAGTTCCTCGTTGATGTTGTTTGCCAGCGGATTTCTGGCCCTGCTTGCCCTGTTCGCGCTCGCGAGCGTCATTTATTTCAAGCAGCTGCGCGAGGCTACGGATGAACGGATGCAATATGCGATTCTGCGCAAGCTCGGCATGGATAACGGCCAAATGAAAAGCGTTATACGCAAGCAGCTTCTGTTCGTCTTCTTGCCGCCGCTCGTGCTCGGTGTGTTGCATAGCTGGTTCATCATTAAGTATTACATCCTGGACTCGGTGCAAGACTTCCCTGAGCTCCATGGCATGGTGTGGGGCATCATGGGCGTATACTTTCTGATTTACTTGCTGTTCTACGTCTCCTCTA
- a CDS encoding aminopeptidase produces the protein MFPTQKQLQNYADLVVKVGVNVQQGQTVVVMAPVVAAPLVRLIASSAYTAGAKNVHVEYNDEELSLIKFQQAPEEAFTEYPMWRAKAWEDYAHEGAAFITVYSPNPDLLNHVDPARIATASKTASTALSNYRGSLMNHTNAWSLISYATPEWAAKVFPEVNSEAAVTKLWERIIDATRIGLEDTIQAWREHNAKLLQMVELLNGKRYRQLHYEAPGTNLTVDLPEGHIWLGGAKENANGVLFNPNMPTEEVFTMPHRNGVNGTVRSTKPLNYNGQVIDHFSLTFQAGKVIDYSAEQGYEALSNMLNTDDGARYLGEIALVPQDSPISNSNLIFFNTLYDENASCHLALGQAYPVNISGGTGMNSEELLAHGANRSLVHEDFMIGSPDMNIDGVTADGRREPIFRNGNWAI, from the coding sequence ATGTTTCCTACACAAAAACAATTGCAGAATTATGCGGACTTGGTGGTCAAAGTCGGCGTGAATGTGCAGCAAGGTCAGACGGTGGTGGTCATGGCGCCGGTAGTGGCTGCCCCCCTTGTTCGCCTTATCGCTTCGAGTGCTTACACGGCCGGCGCGAAGAACGTACATGTCGAGTATAACGACGAGGAGCTTTCCCTCATTAAGTTCCAGCAAGCACCGGAGGAGGCTTTTACGGAATATCCAATGTGGCGTGCGAAGGCTTGGGAGGATTATGCCCATGAGGGGGCCGCCTTTATCACTGTCTATTCCCCGAACCCCGATCTGCTCAATCATGTAGATCCTGCTCGGATTGCGACCGCCTCGAAGACGGCATCCACCGCGCTCAGCAACTACCGCGGTTCGTTAATGAATCACACCAATGCGTGGTCCCTGATCTCCTATGCAACTCCGGAATGGGCGGCCAAAGTATTCCCTGAGGTCAATTCCGAAGCAGCTGTAACCAAGCTGTGGGAGCGAATTATCGATGCTACCCGCATCGGTTTAGAAGATACGATACAAGCATGGCGAGAACATAATGCGAAGCTTCTGCAAATGGTTGAGCTGCTCAATGGCAAGCGTTACAGACAGCTGCACTACGAAGCGCCGGGCACAAACTTGACAGTTGATCTGCCGGAAGGGCATATCTGGCTTGGCGGGGCCAAAGAGAACGCAAACGGCGTCTTGTTCAATCCGAACATGCCAACTGAAGAAGTATTCACGATGCCTCATAGGAATGGTGTCAATGGTACCGTTCGGAGTACGAAACCATTGAATTATAACGGACAGGTCATTGATCATTTCTCCTTAACCTTCCAAGCGGGTAAGGTGATTGATTACTCGGCTGAGCAAGGCTATGAGGCCTTGTCCAATATGCTGAATACCGACGATGGTGCCAGATATCTGGGCGAGATTGCTCTTGTGCCGCAGGATTCGCCGATTTCCAACTCGAATCTGATTTTCTTCAACACGCTGTACGATGAGAATGCCTCCTGCCACCTGGCTCTGGGTCAAGCTTATCCTGTTAACATCAGCGGCGGTACCGGCATGAATTCCGAAGAACTTCTAGCTCATGGCGCCAACCGAAGTCTCGTTCACGAGGATTTCATGATCGGATCGCCTGACATGAACATCGACGGTGTAACAGCAGACGGCAGACGCGAACCGATCTTCAGGAATGGTAACTGGGCGATCTAG
- a CDS encoding L-lactate dehydrogenase codes for MIKGKVALVGSGFVGSSYAYCLLNQGIANELVIIDVNHKKAEGDAMDLNHGLPFAPPMSIYAGTYADCKDADLVVITAGANQAPGETRLDLIEKNSKIFQSIIGEIMKSGFGGLFLVATNPVDVLSYATWKYSGLPPERIIGSGTILDTARFRYMLGEAYNVDSRNVHAYIIGEHGDTELPVYSLADVAGRPVRDLMAQGVGPNEQQLDELFVNVRDAAYHIIERKGATYYGIGMSLARVTKAILRNENSVLTLSTLLTGQYGLEDVYIGVPVIINRYGIREVIELSLSDDEMKKLHQSAKVLKKANQSIPVH; via the coding sequence ATGATTAAAGGAAAAGTGGCTTTAGTGGGCTCGGGTTTTGTCGGTTCCAGTTACGCGTATTGTTTATTAAATCAAGGAATCGCCAACGAATTGGTTATTATTGACGTCAATCACAAGAAAGCCGAAGGGGACGCGATGGATTTAAACCACGGCTTGCCTTTCGCGCCGCCCATGTCCATCTACGCGGGCACCTATGCCGATTGTAAAGATGCCGATCTCGTTGTCATTACGGCTGGAGCCAATCAAGCGCCGGGTGAAACTCGATTGGATCTGATTGAGAAGAACAGCAAGATATTCCAATCTATTATCGGTGAGATTATGAAATCAGGCTTCGGCGGACTGTTCCTGGTTGCGACAAATCCGGTGGATGTGCTGAGTTACGCAACCTGGAAGTACTCCGGACTGCCGCCGGAGCGCATAATCGGTTCGGGCACCATCCTGGATACAGCCAGATTTCGCTATATGCTGGGGGAAGCGTACAATGTCGACTCCCGAAACGTGCATGCTTATATCATCGGGGAACACGGCGATACGGAGCTTCCTGTGTATAGCCTGGCTGATGTGGCTGGACGTCCCGTACGGGATCTGATGGCCCAAGGCGTCGGACCCAATGAACAGCAGCTTGACGAACTCTTCGTAAACGTTCGCGATGCGGCCTATCATATCATTGAACGCAAGGGAGCGACGTACTACGGAATCGGGATGAGCTTGGCTCGTGTAACGAAAGCGATTCTTCGAAACGAGAATTCCGTATTAACGCTGTCCACCTTGCTGACGGGCCAATATGGACTGGAGGATGTATACATCGGTGTGCCGGTCATCATCAATCGCTACGGAATTCGTGAGGTCATTGAATTATCTCTAAGTGACGATGAGATGAAGAAGCTGCATCAGTCGGCGAAAGTATTAAAGAAAGCGAACCAATCCATTCCTGTCCATTAG
- a CDS encoding ABC transporter ATP-binding protein encodes MQSIIQTKNLSKTYGATTVLKNIDLTIQPGELTAIMGPSGSGKSTLMNVLSTIDRLSGGEVWLEGKALLDMKKSAMRRFRQERLGFIFQDYNLLDTLTVKENILLPLSLRNVKAAEMESRLQPIIGALNIESILHKYPNEISGGQKQRAASARAIITKPAIVFADEPTGALDSRSATQLLEQLVGLNAAFGTTMMMVTHDIYAASYCKRVIFLRDGGIVNEIYAGDQNQKSFYDRILETQSLMGGALR; translated from the coding sequence ATGCAATCCATAATCCAAACGAAGAATCTATCTAAAACCTACGGCGCGACTACGGTACTCAAAAATATTGATTTAACCATCCAACCCGGGGAACTCACGGCAATCATGGGGCCGTCAGGGTCAGGCAAGTCGACGCTGATGAATGTGTTGTCCACGATTGACCGATTATCCGGAGGTGAGGTGTGGTTAGAGGGGAAAGCGCTGCTTGATATGAAGAAGAGCGCGATGAGGCGGTTCCGGCAAGAGCGACTGGGGTTTATATTCCAGGATTACAACCTGTTGGACACGCTTACGGTGAAGGAAAATATATTGCTGCCCTTATCGTTGCGCAACGTGAAGGCGGCCGAGATGGAGAGCCGGTTGCAGCCGATTATCGGGGCGCTCAACATCGAATCTATCCTGCATAAATACCCGAACGAAATTTCCGGCGGACAGAAGCAACGGGCGGCCTCGGCCAGGGCAATCATCACGAAGCCGGCGATTGTATTCGCCGATGAGCCCACAGGGGCGCTCGATTCCAGATCCGCCACCCAATTACTGGAGCAGTTAGTCGGGCTCAACGCGGCGTTCGGCACCACGATGATGATGGTGACACATGATATCTACGCGGCAAGCTACTGCAAACGGGTCATTTTCCTGCGCGACGGCGGGATTGTAAACGAAATTTACGCCGGCGATCAGAACCAGAAGTCGTTCTACGACCGCATCCTGGAAACGCAGAGCCTGATGGGGGGCGCGCTGCGATGA